The proteins below are encoded in one region of Deltaproteobacteria bacterium:
- a CDS encoding GntR family transcriptional regulator: protein MLLERYPTLRERIVDSIKEAVIKGSLKPGERVPEPELAERFGISRTPIREAFRQLEIEGFITVTPRKGAIVSPITDKDVRDFYGIKGVLEGYAAKTSCHKLTEKDLQKMEHLNELMMRCAEKNDAKTFSKIDNQFHDVFLKAGGNEKLWKLLHNLVQQFERFRMASISLPGRMKGSIKQHGDIINAFRRKDVDLVERLVKLNAEKGAELLVKEILKER, encoded by the coding sequence ATGCTATTGGAAAGGTATCCTACTTTAAGAGAGAGGATTGTAGATAGTATTAAAGAGGCGGTTATCAAGGGCAGCCTCAAGCCGGGTGAAAGGGTGCCAGAGCCTGAACTTGCTGAGAGGTTTGGCATAAGCAGAACGCCGATAAGAGAGGCATTCAGGCAGCTTGAAATAGAAGGTTTTATAACTGTAACACCCAGAAAAGGGGCTATTGTAAGCCCGATAACAGATAAGGATGTAAGGGATTTCTATGGAATCAAGGGTGTGCTTGAGGGTTATGCAGCAAAGACATCCTGCCATAAGTTGACAGAAAAAGACCTTCAAAAGATGGAGCATCTTAATGAACTTATGATGAGGTGTGCAGAAAAAAATGATGCAAAGACATTTTCCAAAATTGACAACCAATTTCACGATGTGTTTCTGAAGGCAGGCGGTAATGAGAAACTATGGAAACTCCTGCATAATCTTGTCCAACAGTTTGAAAGATTTAGGATGGCATCTATATCGCTGCCGGGCAGGATGAAGGGGTCTATAAAACAGCATGGGGATATAATAAATGCCTTTAGAAGAAAGGATGTAGACCTTGTTGAGAGACTTGTAAAACTGAATGCAGAAAAAGGGGCGGAGCTGCTTGTAAAGGAGATATTAAAGGAAAGATAA
- a CDS encoding RluA family pseudouridine synthase, with the protein MTLFYKPTLKDLNERLDIYLSKKIPDISRSQIKKLIDSGNVLLNNLPAKSGSKLKDTDVISVCIPEIRPLDVVPENIPLDILYEDKSIIVVNKPAGMVVHAGSGNTEKTLVNALLYHCKDLSGINGILRPGIVHRLDKDTSGTMVAAKNDNAHKSIARQFKEHTVVKRYIAIVWGIVKDNEGRVDLPIGRHITVRQRMSVKTKKGRRAVTYYKVLRRFNNFTLLEIRIETGRTHQIRVHLSSTHHPVVGDYVYGKKSIPASLHPEVCSAVQGLKRQALHSSVLGFIHPDTCRYIEFASPLPDDMDTVIKTLGKADTK; encoded by the coding sequence ATGACCCTATTTTATAAACCTACCCTAAAAGATTTAAACGAAAGACTTGATATATACCTTTCAAAAAAGATACCTGATATAAGCCGTTCCCAAATAAAAAAACTGATAGACAGTGGTAATGTATTATTAAACAATCTCCCTGCAAAATCAGGCTCTAAACTCAAGGATACGGATGTTATTAGTGTATGCATTCCTGAAATAAGACCGTTAGATGTAGTCCCTGAAAATATTCCGCTAGATATCCTTTATGAAGATAAATCAATAATTGTGGTCAATAAACCAGCAGGTATGGTTGTCCATGCGGGCAGCGGTAATACAGAAAAGACACTTGTAAATGCACTTCTTTATCACTGCAAAGACCTGTCAGGTATAAACGGGATTTTAAGGCCAGGCATTGTCCACAGGCTTGACAAAGATACATCAGGCACTATGGTGGCTGCAAAAAATGATAATGCACATAAATCCATTGCAAGACAGTTCAAGGAACATACTGTGGTCAAAAGATATATTGCGATTGTATGGGGTATTGTTAAAGACAATGAAGGGAGGGTTGATTTGCCAATAGGAAGACATATCACTGTTAGACAGAGGATGTCTGTGAAAACAAAGAAGGGCAGAAGGGCTGTAACATATTATAAGGTTCTGCGGAGGTTTAACAATTTTACACTCCTTGAAATCAGGATTGAAACAGGCAGAACCCATCAGATAAGGGTGCACCTTTCCTCCACACACCACCCTGTGGTGGGAGATTATGTTTACGGTAAAAAAAGCATACCTGCCTCACTGCATCCTGAAGTCTGTTCAGCCGTTCAAGGATTAAAAAGGCAGGCATTGCATTCGTCTGTTCTTGGTTTTATCCATCCCGATACATGCAGATATATAGAATTTGCAAGTCCCCTGCCAGATGATATGGACACTGTAATAAAAACTCTGGGGAAGGCAGATACAAAGTAA
- a CDS encoding phosphoribosylformylglycinamidine cyclo-ligase translates to MPMGKLTYKSAGVDIKEGEKLVNLIKPMAGTTIRKEVLGGIGGFGAFFAIDTKRYREPVIVSSTDGVGTKLKLAFMMDRHDTIGIDLVAMGVNDIIVSGAEPLFFLDYFATGRLHAKKASLVIKGIVKGCKEAECSLVGGETAEMPDFYNKGEYDLAGFSVGVVEREAIIDGSLIKSGDKVIGLGSSGLHSNGFSLARRVLFEKLGLDVKDSVTGLKRTIGEELLTPTKIYVQTIKALLKDFRIKGIAHITGGGMIENIPRILPKNIKVVIAKDMWEMPFIFRFIQDTGKIDLSEMFRTFNCGIGMVLIVADEISGRVMQKLKQIRQTAYLIGEVERKTKGEKTVLIT, encoded by the coding sequence ATGCCTATGGGAAAACTAACTTATAAAAGTGCTGGTGTGGATATAAAGGAAGGCGAGAAACTTGTAAATCTGATAAAACCTATGGCAGGCACAACAATCAGGAAAGAGGTGCTTGGAGGGATAGGGGGTTTTGGTGCGTTCTTTGCCATTGATACAAAGAGATACAGGGAGCCTGTAATTGTATCATCAACTGATGGTGTTGGCACAAAACTGAAACTCGCATTTATGATGGACAGGCACGATACAATTGGGATTGACCTTGTTGCAATGGGTGTAAATGATATTATTGTAAGCGGTGCAGAACCTTTATTCTTCCTTGATTATTTTGCAACAGGCAGACTTCATGCAAAAAAGGCATCACTTGTAATAAAGGGAATCGTAAAAGGGTGTAAAGAGGCTGAATGCAGCCTTGTCGGCGGCGAGACAGCAGAGATGCCTGACTTTTATAATAAAGGCGAATATGACCTTGCAGGCTTTTCCGTAGGTGTCGTTGAAAGAGAGGCTATAATAGACGGCTCTCTTATAAAGTCCGGGGATAAGGTCATCGGACTTGGTTCCAGCGGTCTGCACAGCAACGGGTTCTCCCTTGCCAGAAGGGTCTTGTTTGAAAAACTTGGACTGGATGTAAAAGATAGTGTGACAGGTCTAAAAAGAACAATCGGCGAAGAACTCCTAACCCCAACAAAGATTTATGTGCAAACCATAAAGGCACTTTTAAAGGATTTCAGGATAAAGGGGATTGCCCATATTACAGGCGGCGGTATGATTGAAAATATCCCAAGGATACTCCCTAAAAATATTAAGGTAGTCATAGCAAAAGATATGTGGGAAATGCCGTTTATATTCAGATTTATTCAGGACACAGGCAAAATTGATTTATCAGAGATGTTCAGGACATTTAACTGTGGGATAGGCATGGTGCTAATAGTTGCAGATGAGATATCCGGCAGGGTTATGCAAAAACTCAAACAGATAAGACAGACTGCGTATTTGATAGGAGAGGTAGAGCGTAAAACAAAGGGAGAAAAAACAGTCCTAATAACATGA
- a CDS encoding phosphoribosylglycinamide formyltransferase, translated as MINLGVLVSGSGTNLQAIIDAIEAKKLKCSIGVVISNSHGAYAVHRAKRHNIPVEIIPNNIANTREDYDTIIIDTLKRYSVDLVVMAGFMRLLTPKFVRAFPMRIMNIHPALLPAFPGLNVQRKAVEYGVKFSGATVHFVDEGVDTGPIIIQSAVPVYDDDTAETLRQRILKEEHKIYPYAIQLFVEGRLEVKGRRVIVKEHPKIKGSMQNPCYADD; from the coding sequence ATGATAAATCTAGGTGTTCTGGTATCCGGAAGCGGGACAAACCTTCAGGCAATAATAGACGCAATTGAGGCGAAAAAACTCAAGTGCAGCATAGGTGTTGTGATAAGCAATAGTCATGGTGCCTATGCTGTTCATAGGGCAAAAAGGCATAATATCCCTGTTGAAATAATACCTAATAACATTGCAAACACCCGTGAAGATTATGATACGATTATTATAGATACCCTTAAAAGATATTCTGTAGACCTTGTTGTTATGGCAGGGTTTATGAGGCTGCTTACCCCAAAATTTGTAAGGGCATTCCCCATGCGGATTATGAATATCCATCCTGCGCTCCTGCCTGCCTTCCCTGGTCTTAATGTGCAAAGAAAGGCTGTTGAATACGGCGTGAAGTTTTCAGGCGCTACTGTTCATTTTGTTGATGAGGGGGTTGATACTGGTCCTATAATTATTCAGTCTGCTGTGCCTGTTTATGATGATGATACAGCAGAAACACTCCGCCAGAGAATCTTGAAAGAGGAACATAAAATATACCCTTATGCGATTCAACTTTTCGTTGAAGGAAGGCTTGAGGTTAAGGGCAGAAGGGTTATTGTAAAAGAACATCCGAAGATAAAAGGCAGTATGCAAAATCCTTGTTATGCAGATGATTAA
- a CDS encoding FIST C-terminal domain-containing protein: MNTIGVGYSTEHDALKAGRVSTENAIHELGGKPSLFVVFAASGYDLSSLIQGIKSVSKKTPVIGSSMGGCLHSKGYYAGDGVCVGAIKAKDVYTFYREGISKGGSPGKDIGDDLWTKVKDRKGNPLLFLLFDGNSPGITNTLRDIYRTIDTTCNYFGGGAGSNVDNIDAYQFTDTTIMQDACVGALCFFEKKYSTGVAHGFKPMSSPMLVTKTKGNLITELDWQSPLKVYKEIIGEDKPCSILGLNYPLGIMRMRGDRLIRDPIKEDGDYIQLFCGIEENTVVQIMKGSKKDILDAERSAIKKALSEIKGKAGGGIIFSCISRYALLKDKYGEEMKIIKELIGDVPFFGCMSFGEVGILDLGMPMFHNKTFSCLLFEK; this comes from the coding sequence ATGAACACTATAGGGGTTGGTTATTCAACAGAACATGACGCACTTAAGGCTGGCAGGGTATCTACTGAAAATGCCATTCATGAATTAGGCGGAAAACCATCCCTTTTTGTTGTCTTTGCCGCCTCTGGTTATGACCTTTCCTCGCTTATTCAAGGTATAAAATCAGTTTCAAAAAAGACCCCGGTTATAGGCTCATCAATGGGCGGCTGTCTGCATTCAAAAGGATACTATGCAGGAGATGGTGTATGTGTTGGCGCTATAAAGGCAAAGGATGTCTATACCTTTTATAGAGAAGGGATTTCAAAGGGTGGTAGTCCGGGAAAGGATATAGGAGATGACCTCTGGACCAAGGTAAAAGACAGAAAGGGCAACCCGCTTTTATTTTTGCTTTTTGACGGCAATAGTCCCGGCATTACCAACACATTAAGGGACATTTACAGAACCATTGATACAACATGCAATTATTTTGGAGGCGGTGCAGGTAGTAATGTTGACAACATTGATGCGTATCAATTTACTGATACAACTATTATGCAAGATGCATGTGTTGGAGCATTATGTTTTTTTGAAAAAAAATATTCAACAGGTGTTGCACATGGTTTTAAACCCATGAGTTCTCCTATGCTCGTAACAAAGACTAAAGGAAACTTAATCACTGAACTGGACTGGCAGTCTCCATTAAAGGTTTATAAAGAGATTATAGGTGAGGATAAACCATGCTCTATTCTTGGGCTTAATTATCCATTAGGCATAATGAGGATGAGGGGAGATCGTCTGATAAGGGACCCAATAAAAGAGGATGGGGATTATATACAACTATTCTGCGGTATAGAAGAAAATACAGTTGTTCAGATAATGAAAGGTAGTAAAAAGGATATACTTGATGCTGAGAGGTCTGCAATAAAAAAGGCTTTATCAGAAATAAAGGGTAAGGCAGGCGGAGGAATAATTTTTTCCTGCATATCAAGGTACGCACTTTTAAAAGATAAGTATGGCGAAGAGATGAAAATTATAAAAGAACTTATCGGAGATGTGCCATTTTTCGGGTGTATGAGTTTTGGAGAGGTAGGCATACTTGACCTTGGTATGCCTATGTTTCATAATAAAACGTTTTCATGCCTCTTGTTTGAGAAATAG
- a CDS encoding site-2 protease family protein: protein MEAIVQKIAILAFPILLAVTLHELAHGWVADKLGDPTARLLGRLTLNPIKHLDPVGTLAFIITGMIGWAKPVPVNPLNLKDHRKGMMWVALAGPVTNLFIAAVSAIILRLTLNTGLLLNPSFTFITAPLLMMLHASVIINIGLAVFNFLPIPPLDGGRVMAGLLPYNMAETYSRIEPYGFVILIILIFTNFVHIVISPIILAIARLFLGGNF from the coding sequence ATGGAAGCGATTGTCCAAAAAATAGCCATACTTGCATTTCCTATACTCCTTGCAGTAACCCTGCATGAACTCGCACACGGCTGGGTTGCTGATAAACTTGGAGACCCTACGGCAAGACTTTTGGGAAGGCTTACGCTCAATCCAATAAAGCACCTTGACCCTGTCGGCACACTGGCTTTTATCATAACAGGAATGATAGGTTGGGCAAAACCTGTGCCTGTAAATCCGCTTAATTTAAAAGACCACAGGAAGGGTATGATGTGGGTTGCTTTGGCTGGTCCTGTAACAAATCTGTTTATTGCTGCGGTAAGCGCAATAATACTGCGGCTTACACTTAATACAGGTTTGCTCCTAAACCCATCATTTACCTTTATAACAGCGCCGCTTTTAATGATGCTCCATGCAAGCGTTATAATAAACATCGGTCTTGCTGTATTCAATTTTCTGCCCATACCGCCGCTTGATGGCGGCAGGGTGATGGCAGGGCTTCTGCCGTATAATATGGCAGAAACATATTCAAGGATAGAGCCTTACGGCTTTGTTATCCTAATCATCCTTATATTCACAAATTTTGTCCATATCGTCATATCGCCTATAATCCTTGCGATAGCAAGATTATTCCTTGGGGGAAATTTCTAA
- the trpS gene encoding tryptophan--tRNA ligase — protein MARRILSGMRPSGKLHLGHYHGVLKNWLKLQNLSPNATIGDESECLFFVADWHALTTEYNDPKNIQENINEMVIDWLSVGILGTDLKSVPNSAIFLQSAVKEHAELHLLLSMITPTSWLERNPTYKEQVEEVKDKDLHTYGFLGYPVLQTADIIIYKANAVPVGIDQAPHLELSREITRRFNFLYGETFPEPQTLLTETPKLLGTDGRKMSKSYNNAIFLSDPPDAIEKKILPMFTDPARKRRTDVGNPEICPVFFLHKIYSSADVIQRVDEGCRTAGIGCIECKKFVIPKIIEELKPIQEKRAEIVKNPDIVNDVLNKGNEKAKKIAKETMEEVRKVLHLQ, from the coding sequence ATGGCAAGGCGTATTCTGAGTGGGATGAGGCCTTCAGGCAAACTCCATCTTGGACACTATCACGGTGTGCTTAAAAACTGGCTGAAACTCCAAAACCTGTCCCCGAATGCTACTATCGGGGATGAATCAGAATGCCTTTTCTTTGTTGCTGACTGGCATGCCCTGACAACAGAATACAATGACCCAAAAAACATTCAGGAAAATATAAATGAGATGGTTATTGATTGGCTGTCGGTTGGCATACTGGGGACAGATTTAAAATCTGTCCCCAACTCAGCCATATTTCTTCAATCTGCTGTTAAGGAACATGCAGAACTCCACCTTTTATTATCAATGATAACACCAACTTCATGGCTTGAGAGAAACCCCACTTACAAGGAGCAGGTGGAAGAGGTAAAAGATAAGGATTTGCATACATACGGTTTTCTTGGTTATCCTGTTTTGCAGACAGCTGATATAATTATTTATAAGGCAAATGCTGTTCCTGTGGGCATTGACCAGGCGCCTCATCTTGAACTCTCAAGAGAAATCACAAGGAGGTTCAATTTCCTTTACGGCGAAACATTTCCTGAGCCACAGACCTTGCTAACGGAAACGCCAAAACTTTTAGGCACAGACGGCAGAAAGATGAGCAAGAGTTATAACAATGCAATATTTTTATCAGACCCGCCTGATGCGATTGAGAAAAAGATTTTGCCGATGTTCACAGACCCTGCAAGGAAAAGAAGGACAGATGTCGGCAATCCTGAAATCTGCCCTGTGTTTTTCCTGCACAAGATATATTCTTCTGCTGATGTAATCCAAAGGGTTGACGAAGGATGCAGAACCGCTGGCATCGGCTGTATAGAGTGCAAGAAATTTGTGATTCCAAAGATCATAGAGGAATTAAAGCCGATACAGGAAAAAAGGGCGGAGATTGTGAAAAACCCTGATATTGTGAATGATGTGCTGAACAAGGGAAATGAAAAGGCAAAAAAGATTGCAAAGGAAACAATGGAAGAAGTGAGGAAGGTATTGCATCTGCAATGA
- a CDS encoding segregation/condensation protein A: MKVKLEIFEGPLDLLLHLIKKNEVDIYDIPIAAITEQYLEYIEVIKELNLDIAGEFLLMAATLIHIKSKMLLPVSEEITEEEEGEDPRLELVRRLLEYQRYKEVAHELDKREILGRDVWTKSHFLMDGIEGDEGLVEVSIFELLEALKTVIEKAPKTIGFDVSVEKITIADRINFIMELLGKEKSVTFFSLFPSGSARADIVITFLAMLELTKMHLIRIFQSVEDGVIRLYVPESMDGV; this comes from the coding sequence ATGAAAGTCAAACTTGAAATATTCGAAGGTCCTTTAGACCTCCTGCTTCATCTCATAAAAAAGAATGAGGTTGATATTTATGATATTCCTATTGCAGCGATTACAGAGCAGTATCTTGAATACATTGAAGTTATAAAAGAACTGAACCTTGATATTGCAGGCGAGTTTCTCTTGATGGCAGCAACGCTTATCCATATCAAAAGCAAGATGCTTCTGCCTGTATCAGAAGAAATAACAGAGGAAGAGGAGGGCGAAGACCCAAGGCTTGAACTCGTCCGAAGACTCCTTGAATACCAGAGATACAAAGAGGTGGCGCATGAACTTGATAAAAGGGAAATACTCGGTAGGGATGTTTGGACAAAGTCTCATTTTCTGATGGACGGCATAGAAGGTGATGAAGGGCTTGTAGAGGTATCTATATTTGAACTGCTTGAGGCATTAAAGACTGTTATTGAAAAGGCGCCAAAGACAATTGGTTTTGATGTATCAGTAGAAAAGATTACAATCGCTGACAGGATAAATTTTATAATGGAACTTTTGGGCAAAGAAAAGAGCGTGACATTTTTTTCGCTTTTCCCATCTGGCAGCGCCCGCGCCGATATTGTTATAACATTCCTTGCAATGCTTGAACTTACAAAGATGCATTTGATAAGGATTTTTCAGTCTGTTGAAGATGGGGTGATAAGGCTGTATGTGCCGGAAAGCATGGATGGAGTTTAA
- a CDS encoding ThaI family type II restriction endonuclease → MNSRAFEIFEDNVFIERIKNKLPHLFSIAELESSRAGKIGMEVGSTREKILIAMLIYKFGERNVETQIPITESEVDVRLFGNPLSIKTITGNGGVKVIWTVDAPKALEFFETYTPSCEILLAHIKWDLKEEDIKKSVNTGGLFLIPVDVQKRILNQIGKEKYLKLPKVGTNPRGVEISKDGLIMLLQDKETRCIEIVWKHSKMEYNPYKRWVDYWKE, encoded by the coding sequence ATGAACAGCAGAGCGTTTGAAATCTTTGAAGACAATGTTTTTATAGAAAGAATCAAAAATAAACTTCCTCATCTATTCAGCATTGCTGAATTAGAGAGTTCAAGGGCTGGAAAGATAGGAATGGAGGTTGGGTCAACTAGAGAAAAGATTTTAATAGCCATGCTTATATACAAATTCGGCGAAAGAAATGTAGAAACTCAAATTCCTATTACCGAGTCAGAAGTAGATGTCCGATTATTTGGCAATCCCCTCTCAATAAAGACAATAACAGGAAATGGCGGAGTAAAGGTTATCTGGACAGTGGACGCGCCAAAGGCTTTGGAATTCTTTGAGACTTACACTCCTTCATGTGAGATATTGCTTGCACATATTAAATGGGATTTGAAAGAAGAAGATATTAAAAAAAGTGTTAACACAGGAGGTCTTTTCTTGATACCCGTGGATGTTCAAAAAAGAATTTTAAACCAGATTGGAAAAGAGAAGTATTTAAAACTGCCGAAAGTAGGAACAAACCCTCGTGGTGTTGAAATTAGTAAAGATGGGCTTATTATGCTTTTACAAGATAAAGAGACAAGATGCATAGAAATCGTTTGGAAACATTCTAAAATGGAGTATAATCCCTACAAAAGATGGGTGGATTATTGGAAGGAATAA
- a CDS encoding site-specific DNA-methyltransferase: MKPNNRKNGTKTSAFGSPGRIGHDSTKFYSSRLYEGQKIPANVTCIENPINPAILDKIYCKNSAVMENIPDCSIHLMVTSPPYNVTKEYDENLSLDEYRNLLKRVFKETYRVLATGGRACVNIANLGRKPYIPLHSYIIQDMLEIGFLMRGEIIWNKAASSSPSTAWGSWLSAGNPVLRDIHEYILIFSKGSFSRKRGNKKDTITKENFLEWTKSVWTFPAVSARSIGHPAPFPEELPHRLIQLYTFKEDVVLDPFCGSGTTCLAALKAGRHYIGCDIKDEYVKLAEQRIKEYTQQITIPFIEVKTSNLR; encoded by the coding sequence ATGAAGCCTAATAATAGAAAGAACGGCACTAAAACAAGCGCCTTTGGCTCTCCGGGTAGAATTGGTCACGACTCTACAAAGTTTTATAGCAGCAGATTATATGAAGGGCAAAAGATACCCGCGAATGTAACATGTATTGAAAACCCTATCAATCCTGCAATTCTAGATAAAATATATTGTAAAAACAGCGCGGTAATGGAAAATATCCCTGACTGCAGCATTCACCTTATGGTTACATCACCGCCCTACAATGTGACAAAAGAGTATGATGAGAATTTATCATTGGACGAATACAGGAATTTACTCAAACGGGTTTTTAAAGAAACCTATCGGGTTCTTGCTACAGGTGGCAGGGCATGTGTGAACATAGCAAATCTTGGGCGGAAACCCTATATTCCGCTTCATAGTTACATAATTCAAGATATGCTGGAGATTGGTTTTCTTATGCGTGGTGAAATAATCTGGAATAAGGCGGCAAGTTCTAGTCCATCTACTGCATGGGGAAGTTGGCTGTCTGCTGGCAATCCAGTATTGAGAGATATTCATGAATATATTTTGATTTTCTCAAAAGGGTCTTTTTCAAGGAAACGGGGCAATAAAAAAGATACTATTACTAAAGAGAACTTTCTTGAATGGACAAAAAGTGTATGGACATTTCCAGCGGTTTCAGCCCGTAGTATAGGGCATCCTGCGCCATTTCCAGAAGAGTTGCCTCACAGATTGATTCAATTATATACATTCAAAGAAGATGTTGTTTTAGACCCTTTTTGTGGGAGTGGAACAACTTGTCTTGCTGCATTGAAGGCAGGGAGGCATTATATAGGTTGTGATATTAAAGATGAGTATGTAAAATTAGCAGAGCAAAGGATAAAGGAATACACACAACAAATTACAATCCCTTTTATTGAAGTTAAGACTAGTAACTTGAGATGA